One Roseimaritima multifibrata DNA window includes the following coding sequences:
- a CDS encoding ABC transporter substrate-binding protein — MTHQPLLNGFWKSAIVGIAVLACSFPTTLHAQKNNNFGQSGAPEAEGIELLQTEAYDMIRVKDSAKGGWAKVLPLPFPGRKLPRTTPQGFLEVSILGLPGKKFKIAWKDIEAIDLWEDRLARETRERIASGDFDGAYPFMAVMMRDLPENATLAELRANYLLRDGASHYQKKEWKETLAILEELRRFDPKFQTKVVLQKINEIIDTLMESMLEADDLENAQKLLSRISGDYKPSEIPTIERWNAQFLAMAEEKQAAAIAARDKKDFRAARKLARDSLHIYPKVPGGIELVKQIDTLYPLVRVGVLQRATVIDPTQLDNWPARRAGELVYRRLFEMRGVGPEGGEFEFLFGDTEQSDDRLEFDLNFSPNGTEPPLDKIDAYQVADALAARAQRTSPLYDPAWASSVEGISVTSPREIQCLLRRPHVLPASLLQVWVDGTWISDDPKTPTGAYKPDVREENLTRYVLTQRNKDFPTQPREVVEVDQINAADSVSALLRGEVDVLDRLFPADAERLRGSKKVRVGRYPLPSVHMLIPCSDHPYLAERTFRRALIYAINREDILTGELLEGKTVEGCRVISGPFPSGTEPDDPLGYAYNESVKPRPYQPRLAKLLMEMNQRQMKSEAEKKKEEMPAMTPIRIAVPADNVAAIAVQAIKTQLELLDVFPVEIVELPPGESMPKEGTADLVYVAASIWEPSIDARRLLGPNGLAGSQDQLVGLGLRRLETARNWKEVRDRLHDLHQTSNHELPILPLWQLVDSYAYRNEVVGIGRDIVSLYQNVRRWRLAL; from the coding sequence ATGACACACCAGCCATTATTGAATGGTTTCTGGAAGTCTGCGATTGTTGGCATTGCCGTCTTGGCCTGCAGTTTCCCGACCACCCTACATGCCCAAAAAAACAATAACTTCGGACAATCGGGAGCTCCCGAGGCCGAAGGAATTGAGCTTCTGCAAACCGAAGCTTATGACATGATTCGAGTGAAGGATTCCGCCAAAGGTGGATGGGCAAAAGTCCTCCCCCTACCCTTCCCTGGTCGCAAACTGCCGCGAACGACTCCGCAAGGATTTCTAGAGGTTTCGATCCTCGGACTGCCCGGCAAGAAATTCAAGATTGCCTGGAAAGACATCGAAGCGATCGACCTCTGGGAAGATCGCCTGGCACGGGAAACTCGCGAGCGAATTGCGAGCGGCGATTTTGATGGCGCCTATCCGTTCATGGCGGTCATGATGCGAGACCTTCCCGAAAATGCGACGCTGGCCGAACTGCGAGCAAACTATCTGCTCCGCGACGGGGCTTCGCATTACCAAAAGAAAGAATGGAAGGAAACCTTAGCGATCCTTGAAGAACTGCGTCGCTTTGATCCCAAATTCCAAACCAAAGTGGTGCTTCAGAAAATCAACGAGATCATCGACACACTGATGGAATCGATGCTGGAAGCGGATGATCTGGAAAACGCCCAAAAACTGCTCAGCCGAATTTCCGGTGATTACAAGCCCAGCGAGATCCCGACGATCGAACGCTGGAACGCTCAGTTTTTGGCGATGGCAGAAGAAAAACAAGCCGCAGCGATCGCTGCCCGCGACAAAAAAGACTTCCGGGCCGCTCGAAAATTGGCTCGCGACAGCCTGCACATCTACCCCAAAGTTCCAGGTGGAATCGAACTGGTCAAACAGATCGACACGTTATATCCACTGGTTCGCGTGGGCGTCCTACAACGAGCCACCGTCATCGACCCCACCCAACTGGACAACTGGCCCGCACGACGCGCCGGCGAACTGGTTTATCGGCGTCTATTCGAAATGCGCGGCGTCGGCCCCGAGGGTGGCGAATTTGAATTCCTGTTTGGTGACACCGAACAAAGTGACGATCGCTTGGAATTCGATCTGAATTTTTCACCGAATGGAACCGAACCACCGCTCGACAAAATCGATGCCTATCAAGTTGCCGATGCGTTGGCCGCGCGCGCCCAACGGACCTCCCCGCTATACGACCCGGCCTGGGCCAGTTCCGTCGAAGGGATCTCCGTCACCAGCCCGCGTGAGATCCAATGCCTGCTCCGCCGTCCGCACGTCCTTCCCGCCAGCCTGTTGCAGGTCTGGGTTGACGGAACCTGGATCAGCGACGACCCCAAAACACCGACCGGCGCCTACAAACCGGACGTCCGTGAAGAGAACCTGACGCGCTACGTCCTCACCCAGCGAAACAAAGATTTCCCGACTCAGCCACGCGAGGTGGTGGAAGTCGATCAAATCAATGCAGCGGATTCCGTGTCGGCACTGCTCCGTGGCGAAGTCGATGTTCTGGACCGCCTGTTCCCTGCCGACGCAGAACGCCTGCGAGGTTCAAAAAAGGTCCGCGTCGGGCGTTACCCTTTGCCCAGCGTTCACATGCTGATCCCCTGCAGCGATCACCCTTACCTTGCCGAGCGTACCTTTCGCCGAGCCTTGATCTATGCGATCAACCGCGAAGATATCCTCACGGGAGAATTGCTTGAAGGCAAAACGGTCGAAGGCTGCCGCGTTATCAGTGGCCCGTTCCCATCGGGTACCGAACCGGACGACCCTTTGGGTTATGCCTACAACGAATCGGTAAAACCGCGGCCCTATCAGCCACGTCTGGCAAAACTGCTAATGGAAATGAATCAGCGGCAGATGAAATCGGAAGCGGAAAAGAAGAAAGAAGAAATGCCCGCGATGACGCCGATCCGGATCGCCGTCCCCGCCGACAATGTTGCAGCCATCGCGGTTCAAGCGATCAAAACCCAACTGGAACTTTTGGATGTCTTTCCAGTCGAAATCGTCGAACTGCCCCCCGGCGAATCGATGCCCAAAGAAGGGACGGCCGATTTGGTTTATGTGGCGGCTTCGATCTGGGAACCAAGTATCGACGCACGGCGACTGCTAGGACCAAACGGCTTGGCAGGCAGCCAAGATCAATTGGTCGGTTTGGGACTGCGAAGGCTGGAAACCGCCAGGAACTGGAAAGAGGTTCGTGACCGCCTTCATGACCTGCATCAAACCAGCAATCACGAACTTCCCATTCTGCCCCTTTGGCAACTAGTCGATTCCTATGCGTACCGCAACGAAGTCGTTGGAATCGGTCGCGACATTGTCTCGTTGTACCAGAACGTCCGACGCTGGCGTCTCGCGCTGTAG
- a CDS encoding cold shock domain-containing protein — protein sequence MVEYVAPKDYPIQRRRLGKVKFVEAEGKFGFIDAEDFREDVFFHSSVWETKSNPPMIEMFVEFEIDPEYQKKENKLRATVVRLTDRPDGAEIEPYADPHLRAQHHPKARRQRPTWRNKDK from the coding sequence TTGGTCGAGTACGTTGCCCCTAAAGATTATCCCATCCAGCGCCGGCGATTGGGGAAGGTCAAATTTGTCGAAGCGGAGGGAAAGTTCGGATTTATCGACGCGGAAGATTTTCGTGAAGATGTCTTTTTCCACAGCAGCGTTTGGGAAACCAAAAGCAATCCTCCAATGATCGAAATGTTCGTCGAATTCGAAATCGATCCGGAGTATCAGAAGAAAGAGAACAAGCTGCGGGCGACCGTCGTCCGGTTAACGGATCGTCCCGACGGTGCCGAGATCGAACCCTACGCCGATCCTCATCTGCGAGCTCAACACCATCCCAAAGCTCGCCGTCAGCGTCCCACGTGGCGCAACAAAGACAAGTAG
- a CDS encoding YqgE/AlgH family protein, with protein sequence MYRSIAGNLLVASTGVEDALFSQAVCLVVQHDQEGAIGLLLNRPFHPQPANLLAMLDPKEAQPEGTSARFDIGDDSPVVPGGQSRAVHFGGPLSGPVVALQAVRKAELGGAEGLMIAAEKGEMETLLNDPDSPVRVIVGHAGWTAGQLEQEIAAGTWHIASPTTDVIFGDHQTMWGRLLRSACGNSVARWVGAPQIPNPELN encoded by the coding sequence ATGTATCGATCTATCGCAGGGAATTTACTGGTTGCGTCAACAGGTGTGGAAGATGCCCTCTTTTCGCAGGCAGTTTGTCTGGTGGTCCAACATGACCAAGAAGGGGCAATCGGTTTGCTTTTAAACCGTCCTTTTCACCCACAGCCGGCGAATCTGCTGGCGATGTTAGATCCCAAGGAAGCGCAACCAGAAGGGACGTCGGCTCGATTTGATATCGGGGATGACTCTCCTGTCGTTCCGGGAGGGCAATCGCGGGCGGTTCACTTCGGAGGCCCTCTGTCGGGCCCCGTGGTCGCTTTGCAGGCCGTTCGAAAAGCCGAATTAGGGGGAGCGGAAGGGCTGATGATCGCAGCAGAAAAAGGGGAGATGGAAACATTGTTGAACGACCCTGATTCGCCTGTACGTGTGATCGTCGGACACGCGGGATGGACAGCTGGCCAGTTGGAGCAAGAGATTGCGGCTGGAACCTGGCATATTGCCTCCCCAACGACAGACGTTATTTTTGGGGATCATCAGACGATGTGGGGGCGGCTTTTGCGTTCAGCATGCGGTAATTCTGTCGCACGCTGGGTTGGCGCTCCCCAAATTCCTAATCCCGAGTTAAATTAG
- the pdxH gene encoding pyridoxamine 5'-phosphate oxidase, whose amino-acid sequence MKKEIEAMRKSYTLAGLDQSEADSSPFRQFTKWFQEAQEGDLPSWFEVNAMTLSTADLEGHVTNRIVLLKQFDESGFTFFTNYMSHKGQQLAANPHAALCFFWPHLERQIRITGTVNRVASEISDQYFASRPRDSQLGALISTQSSPLADRSTMETAFQRYQKEFEGQPIPRPDHWGGYLLKPTEIEFWQGRPSRLHDRIRYQNQNDQWTIDRICP is encoded by the coding sequence ATGAAAAAAGAAATCGAAGCGATGCGTAAGAGCTACACGCTGGCCGGTCTGGACCAATCTGAGGCCGATAGCAGCCCTTTTCGTCAATTTACGAAATGGTTCCAAGAGGCCCAAGAAGGAGATTTACCCTCTTGGTTTGAAGTCAACGCGATGACCCTTTCGACGGCCGACCTGGAAGGGCACGTCACCAACCGGATTGTTCTTTTGAAGCAATTCGACGAATCGGGATTTACGTTTTTTACGAACTATATGTCACACAAGGGCCAGCAATTGGCGGCGAACCCTCACGCCGCTCTCTGCTTTTTCTGGCCTCACCTAGAACGCCAAATCCGGATCACAGGGACCGTTAATCGTGTCGCTAGCGAGATATCGGACCAATATTTCGCAAGCCGCCCTCGCGACAGTCAATTGGGAGCGCTGATCAGTACGCAGTCATCCCCGCTCGCCGACCGGAGCACCATGGAGACCGCTTTTCAGCGTTATCAAAAAGAGTTTGAAGGCCAGCCGATCCCTCGCCCCGATCACTGGGGTGGGTACCTGCTAAAACCAACGGAAATTGAATTTTGGCAAGGACGCCCGAGTCGGCTCCACGATCGAATTCGCTATCAAAACCAGAATGATCAGTGGACGATCGATCGCATCTGCCCGTAG
- a CDS encoding carboxypeptidase-like regulatory domain-containing protein: MRFNKSKSLLAITLSAALSCPAPLMAAQPVASVAPAQTVVVDGLKINKTVSNVALQDNVLQGALVDANGQAIAEATVVLSRMDEVIDQQVTDAEGRYAFENVQAGHYQVRSAAGMELVRTWEADSAPNGAKQGIIQTVDRDMARGRFGHYGLSTCQKILIGGVIAAAIAIPIAVSNDDDDAS, encoded by the coding sequence ATGCGTTTCAACAAATCGAAGTCGTTGCTGGCAATCACCCTTAGTGCCGCTCTATCCTGCCCAGCACCCCTGATGGCAGCTCAACCGGTTGCTTCGGTCGCTCCGGCTCAAACCGTCGTCGTTGACGGCCTGAAAATCAACAAAACGGTTTCGAACGTTGCTCTGCAAGACAACGTTCTACAGGGAGCTCTTGTAGATGCGAACGGCCAAGCCATCGCGGAAGCAACGGTTGTTCTGTCGCGTATGGATGAAGTTATCGACCAGCAGGTCACCGACGCGGAAGGCCGATACGCATTCGAAAACGTACAAGCTGGCCATTACCAAGTCCGCTCGGCAGCGGGCATGGAACTGGTCCGTACCTGGGAAGCCGATTCGGCTCCTAACGGCGCGAAACAAGGAATCATCCAAACCGTCGACCGCGACATGGCTCGCGGCCGATTCGGACACTACGGTCTGAGCACCTGTCAAAAAATTCTGATCGGCGGAGTCATCGCAGCGGCCATCGCAATCCCCATTGCCGTCTCGAACGACGACGATGACGCATCCTAA
- a CDS encoding carboxypeptidase-like regulatory domain-containing protein yields MTHKIFNGFLALAMSFAMACPQALQAAHPSHMVVEGLKVDATVKDLVLQDGAIQGSLVSPNGKPIAGQAAVVAQRGHTLDTQLSDAEGRYAFKNLKPGVYQVATNAGILTYRVWNPEQAPEGAEQGIIQVAGDDVIRGGSACCSDTSCDGCDGMGGRHGSSGRMSRALANPTVVVLGAAAIAAAIAIPLALSDDDDAS; encoded by the coding sequence ATGACACATAAAATCTTCAACGGTTTTCTCGCCCTTGCAATGTCTTTCGCAATGGCATGCCCACAAGCCCTGCAAGCGGCTCACCCATCCCACATGGTTGTGGAAGGGCTGAAAGTCGACGCGACCGTCAAAGACCTAGTTCTGCAGGACGGCGCGATCCAAGGTTCACTGGTTTCGCCAAATGGCAAACCAATCGCAGGACAGGCCGCTGTGGTTGCTCAGCGTGGGCATACACTCGACACCCAATTGTCCGATGCTGAAGGTCGTTATGCCTTCAAGAACCTGAAACCGGGCGTCTACCAAGTCGCAACCAATGCCGGAATCCTGACCTATCGAGTTTGGAATCCTGAGCAAGCTCCTGAAGGTGCCGAGCAAGGCATCATCCAAGTCGCTGGTGACGATGTCATCCGCGGCGGCAGTGCCTGCTGCTCGGACACCTCCTGTGACGGCTGCGACGGAATGGGCGGCCGCCATGGTAGCAGTGGAAGAATGTCACGAGCCCTCGCCAACCCAACCGTGGTTGTTCTTGGAGCCGCAGCAATCGCAGCGGCGATCGCCATCCCGCTTGCACTAAGCGACGATGACGACGCTTCCTAA
- a CDS encoding DUF6797 domain-containing protein, with translation MSRKFCQLAFYLVASCPLLGGAAETLRHPQGLDTQLRQVEVPYLAEQVRLRGDAERGALLFYKSAAACVQCHSSDQNRSPLGPSLSALPADTSLEYLVNAVLRPSEKIAKGFETNVVVTSDGNVLSGLVVRENDDELVLRDAKDLQKEIRIDQDDIEDHQLATQSMMPEGLAGTLADQSEFLDLVAYVAAIAAGGAEAEARLKPSAEALLVKDDSQNLDHAGIVKGLRSRDFNEGSLIYHGYCAECHGADGNTPSLPTARAFGTQKLKFGADPYRMFMTLTRGNGLMAPMGHLTPKERYQVVHYIREAFMRPSNSEYEKVTTEYLAGLPKGTELGTEVPYVERDFGPALASQLRRDFSSVLSIQLGDQTIAYDTHSMDQADFWSGGFVEIGQTQHARGRGEGTVNPAGTSVQGLAGWKWGHDGTFDYSRKGLLPRGPLPKEWLRYHGHSLFGQQVVLRYEIDGRLIWELPTAEPAIADFPQTIGIRHAMRVEPGKALTLAVAQVPEANDQLLESAAGSLGVVLGKRQEGNWQSWTAATVLGQVEGMGWSIDEQNRIVLQIPASPEARVIEICRSSGQGAKALEAVQRQLSTYASTSQIVDPQSCAEGGPLLWPEVLHTTGTLGLEKGAYALDTIAIPRETPWNTWFRTSAVDFFDDGRMAIATYGGDVWIVSGVDEKLLDLKWKRFAGGMYEPMGLKVVDGQVYVTCKDRITRLHDLDDNGEADFYETFSADDDVSVNFHAFNFDLQVDTDKNFYYAKAGHGADYAIPGAIIKISPDGERREIYCTGFRSPNGMGILPDNRLTVSDNQGQWTPASKINLVKKGGFYGWVPTYSIPGKWAPDGGAIDLDKLVPPTTFDRPLVYMPQEFDNSSGGQVWVDDPRWGPLSGRLLHTSFGKGWMSYVLMQEVEGESQAAIIKLPFDFETGIMRAEVNPADGQVYAVGLQGWNGGGRPRMADKGIQRLRATGNEEWMVTGAVVEPDGLRFRFTTPVDVETASDPASYAIKHWDYLWQASYGSKMYSPTTGEVGPDTLTVSKVEMDADNKGVKLIVPGLQPVDQLHLIMNLQDPAGKALLEEVYWTINRMPK, from the coding sequence GTGTCGAGAAAATTTTGTCAATTGGCTTTCTATCTGGTCGCTAGTTGCCCTTTGCTGGGAGGCGCTGCAGAGACCTTACGCCATCCGCAAGGGTTGGATACCCAACTGCGTCAGGTGGAGGTGCCGTATCTAGCAGAACAGGTTCGGCTTCGCGGAGACGCCGAACGAGGTGCCTTGTTGTTTTACAAATCGGCCGCCGCCTGTGTGCAGTGTCATTCCTCCGATCAGAACCGGTCCCCGCTGGGACCTTCGCTTTCGGCGTTGCCTGCCGACACCTCGCTGGAATATTTGGTCAACGCGGTTTTGCGACCCTCTGAGAAAATTGCCAAAGGGTTTGAGACCAATGTGGTGGTTACCAGTGACGGCAATGTGTTGAGCGGATTGGTCGTTCGAGAAAACGATGACGAATTGGTTCTCCGCGACGCGAAAGATCTGCAGAAAGAGATTCGGATCGATCAGGACGATATCGAAGACCATCAGTTGGCAACTCAGTCGATGATGCCTGAAGGGCTGGCTGGAACCTTGGCCGACCAATCTGAATTTTTGGATCTGGTGGCTTATGTCGCTGCTATTGCTGCCGGTGGTGCCGAGGCAGAGGCTCGCCTAAAACCCTCTGCGGAAGCTTTGCTGGTTAAAGATGATTCGCAGAATTTGGATCATGCTGGAATTGTCAAAGGGCTTCGTTCGCGTGACTTCAATGAAGGGAGTTTGATCTATCACGGCTACTGTGCGGAGTGTCATGGAGCGGACGGAAATACCCCGTCGCTGCCCACCGCACGAGCGTTTGGAACTCAAAAGTTGAAATTTGGTGCGGATCCTTACCGGATGTTCATGACACTGACCCGCGGGAACGGTTTGATGGCTCCGATGGGGCACTTGACTCCTAAGGAACGTTATCAGGTAGTCCATTACATTCGGGAAGCTTTCATGCGGCCCAGTAATTCCGAATACGAAAAGGTAACCACCGAGTATTTGGCGGGGTTGCCTAAAGGGACGGAATTGGGCACGGAAGTTCCGTACGTCGAACGAGATTTTGGGCCCGCGTTGGCGTCTCAGTTGCGACGCGATTTTTCCAGCGTGTTGTCGATTCAGTTGGGGGATCAGACAATCGCTTACGATACCCACAGCATGGACCAAGCCGATTTCTGGTCAGGTGGATTTGTTGAAATCGGTCAGACCCAGCATGCTCGCGGGCGTGGCGAAGGCACCGTGAATCCTGCAGGGACATCGGTCCAAGGATTGGCAGGATGGAAGTGGGGGCACGATGGGACCTTTGATTATTCGCGAAAAGGTTTGTTGCCTCGCGGACCGTTGCCGAAAGAGTGGCTGCGATACCACGGACATTCTTTGTTCGGACAGCAGGTTGTATTGCGGTACGAGATCGATGGACGTTTGATCTGGGAACTTCCGACAGCTGAACCCGCGATCGCTGATTTCCCGCAAACCATTGGAATTCGCCATGCGATGCGAGTGGAACCAGGGAAAGCGTTGACGTTGGCTGTCGCCCAAGTGCCGGAAGCAAATGATCAACTGCTGGAATCGGCAGCGGGCAGCCTTGGAGTCGTGCTGGGCAAACGGCAGGAAGGCAATTGGCAGTCCTGGACGGCGGCGACGGTCCTAGGCCAAGTTGAAGGCATGGGCTGGTCCATCGATGAACAGAATCGAATCGTGTTGCAAATCCCTGCCAGCCCAGAAGCCCGAGTGATCGAAATCTGTCGATCGAGTGGGCAAGGAGCAAAAGCCCTCGAAGCGGTACAGCGACAGCTAAGCACGTATGCCTCGACTTCCCAAATTGTGGATCCTCAGTCCTGTGCAGAGGGAGGCCCCTTGTTGTGGCCGGAAGTTTTGCACACCACGGGGACCTTGGGACTGGAGAAAGGGGCGTACGCCTTAGACACGATTGCCATCCCTCGCGAGACGCCATGGAACACTTGGTTCCGGACTTCGGCGGTTGATTTCTTTGACGATGGCCGGATGGCAATTGCCACGTACGGTGGCGACGTCTGGATTGTTTCAGGAGTCGACGAGAAGTTGCTTGATTTGAAGTGGAAGCGTTTTGCCGGTGGGATGTACGAACCGATGGGACTGAAGGTTGTCGATGGCCAGGTCTACGTGACGTGTAAAGATCGGATCACGCGGTTGCATGACCTGGACGACAATGGTGAAGCTGATTTCTATGAGACCTTCAGCGCGGATGATGATGTCTCGGTGAACTTCCATGCTTTCAATTTTGATTTGCAGGTCGATACCGATAAGAATTTTTACTACGCCAAAGCAGGGCATGGTGCGGATTACGCGATCCCGGGGGCGATCATTAAAATCTCTCCCGATGGCGAGCGCCGCGAAATTTACTGCACCGGTTTTCGGTCCCCCAATGGAATGGGAATATTGCCCGACAACCGTCTAACGGTTAGCGATAACCAAGGGCAGTGGACTCCTGCGTCCAAAATCAACTTGGTTAAAAAAGGGGGCTTCTACGGTTGGGTACCGACCTATTCGATCCCTGGGAAATGGGCTCCGGATGGTGGGGCGATCGATCTGGACAAACTGGTCCCCCCCACAACCTTCGATCGACCTCTGGTTTATATGCCGCAGGAATTTGACAATTCGTCAGGGGGCCAAGTCTGGGTTGATGATCCTCGGTGGGGACCGTTAAGTGGGCGACTGCTGCACACTAGTTTTGGCAAAGGCTGGATGTCGTATGTGTTGATGCAGGAGGTCGAAGGTGAATCCCAAGCGGCGATAATCAAGCTGCCGTTTGATTTCGAAACCGGGATCATGCGAGCGGAAGTGAATCCCGCCGACGGCCAGGTTTATGCGGTCGGGTTGCAGGGGTGGAACGGGGGCGGTCGTCCACGGATGGCCGACAAGGGAATTCAACGCCTGCGTGCGACGGGCAACGAAGAGTGGATGGTTACCGGTGCCGTCGTCGAACCCGATGGGCTGCGGTTCCGATTCACGACACCCGTCGATGTGGAAACCGCTTCTGACCCTGCCTCCTATGCGATCAAACACTGGGATTATTTGTGGCAAGCGTCGTACGGATCGAAGATGTATTCTCCCACCACCGGCGAAGTGGGGCCCGATACATTGACCGTTTCCAAAGTGGAAATGGATGCAGACAACAAAGGAGTGAAATTGATTGTCCCTGGCTTACAACCCGTCGACCAACTGCACTTGATCATGAATCTGCAGGACCCGGCAGGGAAAGCACTGCTGGAAGAGGTTTACTGGACGATCAACCGGATGCCCAAATAA
- a CDS encoding IS1182 family transposase → MGFAKRPLDRQQAILFPERLDEAIPRDHSVRLLDDLLGRINWSPWTRRYKLQRGRPPIHPRIVASVILYGILRRTHSSRDLEEAITVRLDFRWLAHGTNLDHTTICNFRVDNQEPLKDLFTQIVLIARQMGHLPLAALGFDGTRMRANNRRTGTRTPERLRQQQQELAELYDKAEEQARQTDAQQTEMYGERCRGRLPESLRDIAARKAKVDAAVAELDEIKARGLKEPARLPITDPQSRVAPNKEGGFAPNYTPTATVDIDSGIVVDADVVFGHHEDRDMLQSIDAVQERFGLPAPIDEVLADGLMSSGENIVGCKERGVNLFSPISLNKAQDNPAIREDLSQPVPNEEHDKLPTRTVRVGGKKVVKLDKEAFVFVPAEDLYRCPQGEVLSRTGQTTETENGRQVIRHHYQSDAPSCSGCLLLEQCVDAKTGRRKIRHTEHEADRIEHAEKMAEESSQEKYARRRHPGERPFAVIKQHLGIRQFSVRGRSKVRQQWHWLTTALNLDLLMALIQSNPDPPLACPAS, encoded by the coding sequence ATGGGTTTTGCGAAACGACCACTGGACCGGCAGCAGGCGATCCTTTTTCCTGAGCGTCTTGATGAAGCCATCCCGCGCGATCATAGCGTACGGTTGCTCGACGACTTACTCGGCCGAATCAATTGGAGTCCCTGGACCCGGCGTTACAAACTGCAGAGAGGGCGGCCGCCGATCCATCCCCGAATCGTCGCTTCGGTCATTCTCTACGGGATCCTCCGTCGCACTCATTCCTCCCGAGACCTCGAAGAAGCGATCACTGTGCGCTTGGATTTTCGTTGGCTCGCTCACGGCACCAATCTCGATCACACCACGATCTGCAACTTTCGCGTTGACAATCAAGAGCCGCTCAAAGATCTCTTCACTCAGATCGTCCTGATCGCTCGGCAAATGGGGCACCTGCCGCTGGCTGCCCTAGGCTTTGATGGGACCCGAATGCGAGCGAATAATCGACGCACTGGAACTCGCACCCCCGAACGACTGCGGCAGCAACAGCAAGAACTTGCTGAACTCTATGACAAGGCTGAAGAACAGGCTCGTCAAACCGACGCCCAGCAGACAGAAATGTATGGCGAGCGGTGCCGAGGTCGTTTGCCTGAGTCGCTTCGGGACATCGCTGCCCGCAAGGCAAAGGTCGACGCGGCGGTCGCTGAACTCGATGAGATCAAAGCTCGAGGACTTAAAGAGCCAGCCCGGCTGCCCATTACCGATCCACAAAGCCGAGTCGCTCCGAACAAAGAGGGCGGCTTTGCTCCCAATTACACGCCCACCGCCACGGTCGATATTGACAGCGGGATCGTGGTCGATGCCGACGTCGTCTTCGGGCACCATGAAGACCGTGACATGCTTCAGTCGATCGACGCGGTGCAGGAAAGGTTCGGTCTCCCAGCTCCGATCGATGAGGTGCTTGCTGATGGCTTAATGAGCAGCGGAGAGAATATCGTCGGCTGCAAAGAGCGAGGCGTGAACTTGTTCTCACCGATCAGCTTAAACAAGGCTCAAGATAACCCAGCAATTCGCGAGGACTTGAGCCAACCGGTGCCGAACGAAGAGCACGACAAATTGCCCACTAGGACGGTTCGCGTGGGGGGCAAGAAAGTTGTCAAGTTAGACAAAGAAGCGTTCGTGTTCGTGCCCGCAGAGGATCTCTATCGCTGTCCGCAGGGCGAAGTTTTATCTCGTACTGGTCAGACGACGGAAACCGAAAACGGCCGCCAAGTGATTCGGCACCACTACCAATCCGACGCCCCGTCGTGCAGCGGTTGCCTGTTGTTGGAACAATGCGTCGACGCAAAAACTGGCCGCCGCAAGATTCGTCACACAGAGCACGAAGCCGATCGGATCGAGCATGCCGAAAAGATGGCCGAGGAGTCATCACAGGAAAAATATGCTCGCCGCCGTCATCCGGGTGAGCGTCCTTTCGCAGTGATCAAGCAACACCTCGGGATCCGTCAATTCTCGGTGCGAGGTCGCTCCAAGGTGCGTCAGCAATGGCATTGGCTGACCACCGCGTTGAACCTAGACCTCTTGATGGCACTCATCCAAAGCAACCCCGATCCGCCGCTGGCGTGTCCGGCATCGTAG